The proteins below are encoded in one region of uncultured Eubacteriales bacterium:
- a CDS encoding PfkB domain protein gives MDVTPILRALEGVGRARIAVFGDYALDKYLYIDPARDELSVETGLTAYQVEAKRCFAGAAGTIVNNLRALGAQVVCIGLAGDDGEGFELLRCLEEQGADTAHMVCSGAVCTSTYVKPMRRQPDGSYAEMNRLDLRSFAPLPLELERRLLKALVASLPSLDAVIVMDQFVQRNLGAVTDGIRAGLGRLAAEHPEVLFYADSRAFACEYRNMIVKCNNLELMALGGGGGNSEDAEALLARAEELLRESGNTFYVTRGSKGMMVFEEGGVRIVPAYPVTGPVDIVGAGDASSAGIVLGLTLGLTSSQAAVMACCVSSITIQQIGCTGTASIPQLIQRLKEYGNEGEI, from the coding sequence ATGGACGTCACCCCCATCCTCCGCGCTCTGGAGGGCGTGGGCCGGGCCCGCATCGCAGTTTTTGGCGATTATGCTCTGGATAAGTACCTGTACATCGACCCCGCCCGGGATGAACTTTCGGTTGAGACCGGCCTTACCGCCTACCAGGTGGAGGCCAAGCGCTGTTTTGCCGGAGCAGCGGGCACCATCGTCAATAACCTCCGGGCTCTGGGCGCGCAGGTCGTATGCATCGGCCTGGCCGGGGACGACGGCGAGGGGTTCGAGCTACTCCGCTGCTTGGAGGAGCAGGGTGCCGACACCGCCCATATGGTTTGCAGCGGAGCGGTGTGCACCAGCACCTATGTCAAGCCCATGCGCAGACAGCCTGATGGCTCCTATGCTGAAATGAACCGCCTGGACTTGCGCAGTTTTGCCCCCCTTCCGCTGGAGTTGGAGAGACGGTTGCTTAAGGCGCTGGTGGCCTCGCTTCCCAGCTTGGACGCGGTGATCGTCATGGACCAGTTCGTCCAGCGGAACCTGGGGGCCGTCACCGACGGCATCCGGGCTGGGCTTGGGCGGCTGGCGGCCGAACATCCGGAGGTCCTCTTTTATGCGGACTCCCGGGCCTTCGCTTGCGAGTACCGCAACATGATCGTTAAGTGCAACAACCTGGAGCTGATGGCTCTGGGGGGCGGGGGCGGCAATTCCGAGGACGCGGAGGCTCTCCTAGCACGTGCAGAGGAATTGCTGCGGGAGAGCGGTAATACGTTCTATGTCACCCGGGGTAGCAAAGGTATGATGGTGTTCGAGGAGGGCGGGGTTCGCATAGTACCCGCCTATCCCGTCACCGGGCCGGTGGATATCGTTGGGGCAGGAGACGCCTCCAGCGCGGGTATCGTGCTGGGTCTGACACTGGGTCTGACGTCCAGTCAGGCGGCGGTTATGGCCTGCTGCGTATCCTCCATCACCATCCAGCAGATCGGCTGCACCGGCACAGCAAGTATCCCGCAGCTGATACAGCGGCTGAAAGAATACGGGAATGAGGGGGAAATATGA
- a CDS encoding Haloacid dehalogenase domain protein hydrolase, whose amino-acid sequence MEKPSPIEVVRPWHGYHIRYALFDFDGTVSLIREGWREIMIPYFVEVLSAVGSGEAEGVLRACVEDFVDTLTGKQTIYQCIRLNEEVVRRGGPDRDPLAYKREYLRRLETRICSRKAALGNGEARPEDYLVPGARRFIDLLQSHGIRCYLASGTDEADVLYEARLLKLDGAFEGGIHGAHDDMAACSKELVIRDMLEREKILPRELASFGDGYVEVELVAGLGGLAVGAATNEDTREGINAWKRERLIGAGANAIIPDFRAADEIFQAIRGNWHAVSAV is encoded by the coding sequence ATGGAGAAGCCTTCTCCGATCGAGGTCGTCAGGCCCTGGCACGGCTATCATATCCGTTACGCCCTATTCGACTTCGATGGGACCGTCAGTCTGATCCGTGAGGGATGGCGGGAAATCATGATCCCCTACTTTGTCGAGGTGCTTTCTGCCGTAGGCAGCGGCGAGGCGGAGGGGGTGCTCCGCGCCTGCGTGGAGGATTTTGTAGACACTCTTACCGGAAAACAGACAATCTACCAGTGTATCCGACTGAATGAGGAGGTAGTCCGGCGCGGGGGACCTGACCGGGATCCGCTGGCGTATAAGAGGGAATACCTGCGTCGGCTGGAAACGCGTATCTGTAGCCGAAAGGCCGCTCTGGGGAACGGTGAGGCTCGCCCGGAGGACTACCTGGTCCCCGGCGCACGCCGCTTTATCGACCTGCTCCAGAGCCACGGTATCCGCTGCTACCTGGCCAGCGGCACCGATGAGGCAGACGTGCTCTACGAAGCCCGTCTGCTAAAGTTGGACGGTGCATTCGAGGGTGGTATCCATGGAGCCCACGACGATATGGCGGCCTGCTCCAAGGAGCTGGTCATCCGGGATATGCTGGAGCGGGAGAAGATTCTCCCCCGGGAGCTGGCTTCCTTCGGAGACGGCTATGTGGAGGTGGAGTTGGTGGCCGGCCTGGGCGGTCTGGCCGTGGGCGCAGCCACCAACGAGGATACCCGGGAGGGGATCAACGCCTGGAAACGGGAGCGGCTGATTGGCGCCGGGGCAAATGCCATCATCCCCGATTTCCGGGCCGCCGACGAGATATTTCAGGCGATAAGGGGGAATTGGCATGCCGTTTCCGCAGTTTGA
- a CDS encoding conserved hypothetical protein (Evidence 4 : Homologs of previously reported genes of unknown function) has translation MMAVTPAHLPRVPYDRAAAVAYAHRWAYRRNPAYYDYEKLGGDCTNFASQCLYAGTGIMNYTPTYGWYYIDANNKSPSWTGVEYFRNFVTRNKVNPGPVGELSDMDSVELGDFAQLRFQGREAFSHTPIIVEIGEPRTLDTILVAAHTYDADYRPLSSYTVDELRFLHILGAYPPNIIEF, from the coding sequence TTGATGGCTGTGACTCCCGCTCATCTGCCCCGCGTCCCCTATGACCGCGCAGCAGCCGTGGCCTACGCCCACAGGTGGGCCTACCGGCGCAATCCCGCCTACTATGATTACGAAAAGCTGGGCGGTGACTGCACCAATTTTGCCTCCCAATGCCTCTACGCCGGCACCGGGATTATGAACTACACACCAACCTACGGCTGGTATTACATCGACGCGAACAACAAATCCCCCTCCTGGACGGGAGTAGAGTATTTTCGCAACTTTGTTACCAGAAACAAGGTGAATCCCGGGCCAGTTGGCGAGCTTTCCGACATGGATTCTGTGGAGCTTGGGGACTTTGCGCAGTTGCGGTTTCAGGGGCGGGAGGCCTTTAGCCACACGCCCATCATCGTGGAGATAGGGGAGCCCCGCACCTTGGACACCATTTTGGTCGCAGCCCATACCTATGACGCCGACTACCGGCCCCTGAGCTCCTATACTGTGGATGAACTACGTTTTTTACATATTTTGGGTGCATATCCGCCCAATATTATCGAATTTTAG
- a CDS encoding conserved hypothetical protein (Evidence 4 : Homologs of previously reported genes of unknown function), with amino-acid sequence MNYKQHLADYLEMEKCVLSELDLDEVNELMNIMERARLDGKRIFICGNGGSAATASHFVCDFSKGVSLNQEIKYDFECLSDNTPLFSAIANDIGYDEVYEIPLRAKLHEGDVVIGISGSGNSENVIRALRYANEHGGFSVAVVGYDGGRMLEIARHAVHVRINNMQIVEDVHMILDHMMMYVLANSGESA; translated from the coding sequence ATGAACTATAAACAGCATCTGGCGGACTACCTGGAGATGGAAAAATGTGTCCTCTCCGAGCTGGATCTGGACGAAGTGAATGAATTAATGAACATCATGGAGCGGGCCCGCCTGGATGGAAAGCGTATCTTTATCTGCGGCAATGGAGGCAGCGCCGCCACCGCCTCCCATTTCGTGTGCGACTTCAGCAAGGGTGTCAGCCTCAACCAGGAGATCAAATACGACTTCGAGTGCCTCAGCGACAATACGCCGTTATTCTCCGCCATCGCCAACGACATCGGCTATGACGAGGTCTACGAGATTCCACTGCGGGCCAAGCTGCATGAGGGCGACGTGGTGATCGGCATTTCCGGCAGCGGCAACTCGGAGAACGTAATCCGCGCCCTTCGCTATGCCAACGAGCACGGCGGTTTCAGCGTGGCCGTGGTGGGCTATGACGGCGGTAGGATGCTTGAAATCGCCCGGCACGCCGTCCATGTTAGGATTAACAACATGCAGATCGTGGAAGACGTGCATATGATCCTGGACCACATGATGATGTATGTCCTGGCCAACAGTGGGGAGAGCGCCTGA
- the xerC gene encoding Tyrosine recombinase XerC, whose protein sequence is MDYRTEAPPILRDFLTYHEAIQGHSRKTVDEYFLDLRNFFRYIKIEKGKTPRTAELDDISIEDVDLELVRSVTLADVYSYMSYLSRDRAQRPNSDHTGYGLNAASRARKVASIRSFYKYLTNKAKIIPENPMQDLDAPRTKKSLPRYLDLESSLELLDAVDGPFKERDYCILTLFLNCGLRISELIGLNVTDVRADQLRVLGKGNKERILYLNDACRAAISEYMAARGTVGIIDKNALFISQRRKRISKAAVEKLVKKYLTMAGLDSAQYSPHKLRHTAATLMLQNGVDVRTLQEVLGHEHLNTTQIYTHVDNENLRTAAKANPLGRVKRKSTKKAQNPEEE, encoded by the coding sequence ATGGACTACCGCACCGAGGCGCCACCTATCCTGCGTGATTTTCTGACGTATCATGAGGCAATTCAGGGTCACTCCCGCAAAACGGTGGACGAATATTTTCTTGACCTACGCAACTTCTTTCGCTATATAAAAATTGAAAAAGGCAAAACGCCCCGTACAGCAGAGCTGGACGATATCTCTATCGAAGATGTGGATCTGGAACTGGTTCGCTCGGTCACGCTGGCCGACGTGTACTCCTACATGAGCTATTTAAGCCGTGACCGGGCCCAACGCCCCAACAGCGATCATACCGGCTATGGACTCAACGCCGCCTCCCGCGCCCGCAAGGTAGCCTCCATCCGCTCTTTCTATAAATACCTCACCAACAAGGCAAAGATTATCCCGGAAAACCCTATGCAGGACTTAGACGCGCCCAGGACGAAAAAGAGCCTGCCACGTTACCTGGACCTGGAAAGCAGCCTGGAGCTGCTGGACGCCGTGGACGGGCCGTTCAAAGAGCGTGACTACTGTATTTTGACTTTGTTTTTAAACTGCGGCCTGCGGATTTCCGAGCTGATCGGCCTCAATGTCACCGACGTCCGGGCCGATCAGCTCCGGGTCCTGGGCAAGGGCAATAAGGAGCGCATCCTCTATCTCAACGACGCCTGCCGTGCAGCAATCAGCGAATACATGGCAGCCAGGGGCACGGTTGGCATCATCGATAAGAACGCCCTCTTCATCAGCCAGCGCCGCAAGCGCATCAGCAAGGCAGCCGTGGAAAAGCTGGTGAAGAAATATCTGACCATGGCCGGGTTAGACAGCGCCCAGTATTCGCCTCACAAGCTTCGCCATACCGCTGCCACACTGATGCTTCAAAACGGCGTGGATGTCCGCACCCTACAGGAAGTCCTGGGCCACGAGCACCTGAACACCACCCAGATCTACACCCATGTGGACAACGAGAACCTCCGCACCGCAGCCAAGGCCAATCCCCTGGGGCGGGTCAAGCGAAAAAGCACAAAAAAAGCGCAGAATCCTGAAGAAGAGTAA
- a CDS encoding putative stress protein (General stress protein 26) (Evidence 3 : Function proposed based on presence of conserved amino acid motif, structural feature or limited homology), with product MPRDVEKTVGNLIDHQKVSYIGSVDEEGYPNIKAFNAPRKREGVKTIYFSTNTSSHHVAQFRAEPKACLYFCDRRFFRGVLLRGVMEVLEDVESKEMLWQTGDTMYYHGGVTDQDYCVLRFTAVDGRMYGGFKSEDFTIE from the coding sequence ATGCCGCGTGACGTTGAAAAAACGGTAGGTAATCTGATCGACCATCAAAAGGTCTCCTATATCGGCTCCGTGGACGAGGAGGGCTATCCCAATATCAAGGCGTTTAATGCGCCGAGAAAACGGGAGGGTGTCAAGACCATCTATTTTTCAACCAACACCTCCAGCCACCATGTGGCGCAGTTCCGGGCCGAGCCCAAAGCCTGCCTCTATTTCTGTGACCGGCGCTTTTTCCGCGGCGTTCTGCTGCGCGGCGTTATGGAGGTTCTCGAGGACGTGGAGAGCAAGGAGATGCTCTGGCAGACAGGGGACACTATGTACTACCACGGCGGGGTAACCGACCAGGACTACTGTGTTCTGCGTTTTACCGCCGTAGACGGAAGAATGTATGGTGGTTTCAAGTCGGAGGATTTCACCATTGAGTAG
- the cotJC gene encoding Protein CotJC: protein MFIYEKKLQYPVKIATPNPRLASVIISQYGGPDGELGASLRYLSQRYAMPYPELKGLLTDIGTEELGHLEMVGAIVHQLTRNLNDNDVRIAEFAPYFVDHTTGVYPTAASGFPNTAASIAVKGDVICDLTEDMAAEQKARVTYDNILRLSDDPDVNDAIRFLREREIVHFQRFGEAVRLAKEKMDQKNVYFTNPAFDK from the coding sequence ATGTTTATCTATGAAAAAAAGCTTCAGTATCCCGTAAAGATCGCGACCCCCAACCCCAGGCTGGCCTCCGTCATCATCAGCCAATACGGAGGACCGGACGGTGAGCTGGGCGCCTCTCTGCGCTATCTGTCCCAGCGCTACGCCATGCCCTACCCGGAGCTCAAGGGACTCCTCACCGATATCGGCACAGAGGAGCTGGGCCACCTGGAGATGGTGGGGGCCATCGTCCATCAGCTCACCCGCAACTTAAATGACAACGACGTGCGTATCGCGGAGTTCGCCCCCTACTTCGTGGACCATACCACCGGTGTCTACCCCACGGCGGCCTCCGGGTTCCCCAATACGGCGGCCTCTATCGCCGTCAAGGGCGACGTCATCTGCGACCTCACCGAGGACATGGCGGCCGAGCAGAAGGCCAGAGTTACGTACGACAATATCCTCCGGCTCTCCGACGACCCCGACGTGAACGACGCCATCCGTTTCCTCCGTGAGCGTGAGATCGTCCACTTCCAGCGTTTCGGCGAGGCTGTGCGCCTTGCCAAGGAGAAAATGGATCAAAAGAACGTCTACTTCACCAACCCCGCCTTCGATAAATAA
- a CDS encoding hypothetical protein (Evidence 5 : No homology to any previously reported sequences) — MSSKGMGQYLADFGILACNENPWLPSLDMLGFTWADAVALIDRQEVFVSKAWRRRTVYLSPEVYFLLKECREHRPMTTDAIALYDILLSAPMESADLKRLVPLQKRAFDKTLEFLMEECYVTALRNGTWKTSNWSSYVYGAAETWEALAHRPAPNADSWAALTAILGRTMPEREVAKLLGVHRMTQSQERT, encoded by the coding sequence TTGAGTAGCAAGGGAATGGGGCAGTACCTGGCGGATTTCGGGATTTTAGCCTGCAATGAGAACCCCTGGCTGCCCAGTCTTGATATGCTGGGCTTTACCTGGGCGGACGCGGTGGCCCTCATCGACCGGCAAGAGGTCTTTGTGAGCAAGGCTTGGCGCAGGCGGACGGTCTACCTGTCGCCGGAGGTGTATTTTCTCCTCAAGGAATGCCGGGAGCATCGGCCAATGACTACAGATGCCATCGCGCTCTATGACATTCTGCTGTCGGCCCCTATGGAGAGCGCCGACCTGAAACGGCTGGTCCCACTGCAGAAAAGGGCCTTTGATAAGACCCTCGAGTTCCTGATGGAGGAGTGCTATGTGACAGCCCTGCGCAACGGCACGTGGAAGACCTCTAACTGGTCGTCCTATGTCTACGGCGCCGCCGAGACTTGGGAGGCCCTGGCACATAGACCCGCTCCCAACGCCGACTCTTGGGCCGCACTTACCGCAATTTTGGGGAGAACCATGCCGGAGCGGGAGGTCGCAAAGCTCCTGGGCGTGCATAGGATGACACAGTCTCAGGAAAGGACTTGA
- a CDS encoding conserved hypothetical protein (Evidence 4 : Homologs of previously reported genes of unknown function), translating to MPFPQFDRSRLSILPLEQRVHDVNLNEVLLDPSGPASEFSHPALPQLAMAVVDARRKRDATVLMMYGAHVIRTGNALYMIELMKRGLVTHFATNGAGSIHDFELAMIGRTCESVAKYISEGQFGLWRETGLINDAIRQGATEGLGWGEALGRYIWENNFPYRESSVLAMGYRLGVPVTVHIGVGNDIIHEHPNCDGAAMGACSYTDFLIYAQSVTGLEHGVFLNFGSAVAGPEVYLKALAMARNVAKQEGRDIRHFHTAVFDLMPIDERDGYHATPPKTDPRYYFRPWKTILARTVADGGVSFYVQGEHRETVPNLAKQILALDGAG from the coding sequence ATGCCGTTTCCGCAGTTTGACCGCTCCAGGCTCAGCATCCTGCCGCTGGAGCAGCGTGTCCACGACGTAAATTTAAACGAGGTTCTGCTGGACCCCTCCGGTCCGGCTTCGGAGTTCTCACACCCCGCCCTGCCCCAGCTCGCCATGGCGGTGGTGGACGCCAGGCGGAAACGCGACGCCACCGTTCTTATGATGTATGGGGCCCACGTCATCCGCACCGGCAACGCCCTCTATATGATTGAGCTGATGAAACGAGGGCTGGTGACCCACTTCGCCACCAATGGCGCGGGCTCCATCCACGACTTCGAGCTGGCAATGATCGGTCGCACCTGCGAGAGTGTTGCCAAATATATCAGCGAGGGGCAGTTCGGCCTCTGGCGGGAGACGGGCCTCATTAACGATGCCATCCGCCAGGGGGCCACAGAGGGCCTGGGCTGGGGGGAGGCCCTGGGACGGTACATATGGGAGAACAACTTCCCCTACCGGGAGAGCAGCGTGCTGGCCATGGGCTACCGCCTGGGTGTGCCCGTCACGGTCCACATCGGCGTGGGTAACGACATCATTCACGAGCACCCCAACTGCGATGGGGCGGCCATGGGCGCGTGCTCCTATACCGACTTCCTCATCTATGCCCAGAGTGTCACAGGGCTGGAGCACGGCGTTTTCCTCAACTTCGGCTCCGCCGTGGCCGGGCCGGAGGTATACCTGAAGGCGCTGGCTATGGCCAGAAACGTGGCCAAGCAGGAGGGGAGGGATATCCGCCACTTCCATACCGCCGTCTTCGACCTGATGCCAATCGACGAGAGGGACGGCTACCACGCCACCCCGCCTAAGACCGACCCCCGGTATTATTTCCGGCCCTGGAAAACCATTCTGGCCCGGACGGTGGCTGACGGTGGCGTCAGCTTCTATGTCCAGGGGGAGCACCGGGAGACAGTGCCCAACCTGGCCAAGCAGATCCTGGCCCTGGATGGGGCAGGATAA
- a CDS encoding conserved hypothetical protein (Evidence 4 : Homologs of previously reported genes of unknown function): MILETGNKENVLNFETSKKENVLNLETGKKENVLNLETGKKENALNLETGKKENVLGLETSQKEMPLCDDASGTLPECAPLAVPYVPFQQTGSRRYSRQEALNNGTLFPGLNLPFHVKAEARDVASGHLAELQALEFVLLELALYLDTHQNDSEAFELYRKYAAMEKEARERYEAMYGPVMHRSVVNEKSWAAWLNDPWPWNYTGRKEG; this comes from the coding sequence TTGATTCTTGAGACGGGCAATAAGGAAAATGTTCTGAATTTTGAGACCAGCAAGAAAGAAAATGTTCTGAATCTTGAGACCGGCAAGAAAGAAAATGTTCTGAATCTTGAGACCGGCAAGAAAGAAAATGCTTTGAATCTTGAGACAGGCAAAAAAGAAAATGTTTTGGGCCTTGAGACAAGCCAGAAGGAGATGCCTCTCTGTGACGATGCAAGCGGTACTCTGCCGGAGTGCGCACCACTGGCGGTTCCATATGTCCCCTTTCAACAGACCGGCTCCAGGCGCTATTCCCGACAGGAGGCGCTGAATAACGGCACCCTATTCCCCGGGCTGAACCTGCCCTTCCATGTCAAGGCCGAGGCCCGGGACGTGGCATCCGGCCACTTGGCGGAACTCCAGGCTCTGGAATTTGTCCTGCTGGAGCTGGCCCTGTACCTGGACACCCACCAGAACGACAGTGAAGCTTTTGAGCTTTACAGGAAATATGCAGCAATGGAAAAGGAGGCCCGTGAACGCTACGAGGCCATGTATGGCCCCGTCATGCATCGGAGTGTCGTCAACGAGAAGAGTTGGGCCGCCTGGCTCAATGATCCCTGGCCCTGGAATTACACCGGTAGAAAGGAGGGCTAG
- the radA gene encoding DNA repair protein RadA homolog: MKAKTLFYCTQCGNETPKWAGQCPACRAWNTLVEQPVESKKKAASASISRQTPLGASRPRPIADVETTHELRFETGMSELDRVLGGGAVKGSLVLVGGAPGIGKSTLMLQICDNLCRFSKVLYVSGEESERQIKLRAERLRVRGEGLYLLSETNLEEILGSVNALQPDVLIVDSIQTLYNGDLTTAPGSIGQVKDCTMALMQLAKGQGVTVFVIGHVNKEGSIAGPKVLEHMVDCVLYFEGEQQMAYRILRAAKNRFGATNEIGVFEMADSGLSEVPNPSEMLLSGRPEDAPGTCVTCVMEGVRPVLAEVQALLTPTSFNVPRRASNGFDFNRAMLLLAVLEKRGGLLVGACDAYINVIGGLSLDEPAADLAMIMALASSFRDKPVPNDLVAIGEVGLTGELRAVNGLGQRLSEVRRIGFTKCLIPARNSGKLAEPEGLQLIRVKNIREALAAIL, encoded by the coding sequence ATGAAGGCTAAAACCCTGTTTTACTGCACTCAATGCGGCAACGAAACGCCAAAGTGGGCGGGGCAATGCCCCGCCTGCCGTGCGTGGAACACCCTGGTGGAACAGCCCGTGGAGAGCAAGAAGAAGGCCGCGTCTGCGTCCATCAGCAGGCAAACCCCGCTGGGCGCCAGCCGTCCCAGGCCAATTGCCGACGTAGAGACCACCCATGAGCTGCGGTTTGAGACTGGCATGAGTGAGCTTGACCGGGTGCTGGGCGGCGGAGCGGTGAAGGGTTCTCTGGTGCTGGTGGGCGGCGCACCCGGTATCGGAAAATCCACGCTGATGCTCCAGATTTGCGATAACCTCTGCCGTTTCTCCAAGGTATTGTATGTATCGGGCGAGGAGTCGGAGCGGCAGATCAAATTGCGGGCCGAACGGCTGCGGGTGAGAGGGGAGGGGCTGTACCTCCTCTCTGAGACCAATCTGGAGGAGATTCTGGGATCAGTGAACGCGCTCCAGCCCGACGTGCTCATCGTCGACTCCATCCAGACCCTCTACAATGGCGATTTAACCACCGCGCCAGGCAGCATAGGCCAAGTGAAGGACTGCACCATGGCTCTCATGCAGCTTGCCAAAGGCCAGGGCGTCACTGTCTTCGTTATCGGTCACGTAAACAAGGAGGGCTCCATTGCGGGCCCCAAGGTGCTTGAGCACATGGTGGACTGCGTGCTCTACTTCGAGGGCGAGCAGCAGATGGCCTACCGTATCCTCCGGGCCGCCAAAAACCGTTTCGGGGCCACCAACGAAATCGGCGTGTTCGAGATGGCAGACAGCGGCCTGTCCGAGGTGCCAAACCCCTCGGAAATGCTCCTCTCCGGTCGCCCGGAGGATGCTCCGGGCACTTGCGTCACCTGCGTGATGGAGGGCGTACGGCCCGTCCTGGCCGAGGTACAGGCCCTTTTGACGCCTACCAGCTTTAATGTACCCCGCCGGGCCAGCAACGGTTTTGATTTTAACCGCGCTATGCTCCTCCTGGCGGTCCTGGAGAAGAGGGGAGGGCTCTTGGTAGGCGCCTGTGATGCGTACATCAACGTCATCGGTGGTCTGAGTCTGGATGAGCCCGCCGCAGATTTGGCCATGATTATGGCTTTGGCTTCCAGTTTCAGGGACAAGCCCGTACCCAACGACCTGGTTGCCATCGGCGAAGTTGGGCTGACGGGCGAACTGCGGGCCGTCAACGGCTTGGGGCAGAGGCTTTCAGAGGTAAGGCGCATTGGTTTTACAAAGTGCTTGATTCCGGCCAGAAACAGCGGCAAGCTGGCTGAGCCGGAAGGTCTGCAGCTCATACGGGTGAAAAACATCAGAGAAGCGCTTGCGGCGATTCTGTAG
- a CDS encoding N-acetylmuramoyl-L-alanine amidase (fragment), whose amino-acid sequence MKKEMRGKILFWTMVGALVLGGGLQALVEQGRSSPTFSAARAAGETVVIDAGHGGEDGGAVTSTGVPESGINLSIALRLDGLLGLYGVQTKVLRTTDTSLHDSDAKTLREKKVSDLHNRVAMIEETENATLISIHQNKFQGSRYHGAQVFYANEELSLSFAVLTQNVLKETLDPSNARVPTQIPDSIYLMNHITCRAILVECGFLSNSAEAQKLQTPEYQEKIAVALAGSFIQFQGMDPPIIEGELPNEG is encoded by the coding sequence TTGAAAAAAGAGATGCGTGGAAAAATATTATTCTGGACTATGGTGGGCGCGCTTGTCCTCGGCGGTGGCCTTCAGGCCTTGGTAGAGCAGGGGAGATCCTCTCCCACTTTCTCCGCCGCCCGGGCCGCAGGGGAGACGGTAGTAATCGATGCGGGCCATGGCGGGGAGGACGGGGGAGCGGTCACCTCCACGGGAGTGCCCGAGAGTGGCATTAATCTCTCCATCGCCCTGCGGCTGGACGGCCTTCTTGGGCTATATGGCGTGCAGACTAAGGTGCTTCGAACCACCGATACCTCACTCCACGACAGCGACGCCAAGACCCTGCGGGAAAAGAAGGTCTCCGACCTGCACAACAGGGTGGCAATGATCGAGGAGACCGAGAATGCCACCCTCATCAGCATCCACCAAAACAAGTTTCAGGGCTCCAGATATCATGGGGCTCAGGTTTTTTACGCCAACGAGGAACTAAGCTTGTCTTTCGCGGTCCTGACTCAAAATGTATTAAAAGAAACGCTGGACCCCTCCAATGCCCGCGTGCCCACCCAGATCCCGGACAGTATATACCTGATGAATCATATCACCTGCCGGGCCATTTTGGTGGAGTGCGGCTTTCTCTCCAATTCAGCCGAAGCCCAAAAGCTCCAAACGCCGGAGTATCAGGAGAAAATTGCGGTGGCCCTGGCCGGGTCTTTTATACAATTTCAGGGCATGGATCCGCCCATTATTGAAGGAGAACTGCCAAATGAAGGCTAA
- a CDS encoding conserved hypothetical protein (Evidence 4 : Homologs of previously reported genes of unknown function), whose protein sequence is MLSPVILKVEVLAVSLIACTSDCVYQQDGYCGLERAVSCGLPSNDETCVNFVPRYHADGTPPATESPQALL, encoded by the coding sequence GTGTTGTCCCCTGTTATTTTAAAAGTTGAGGTGTTGGCTGTGAGCTTGATTGCCTGTACCAGCGACTGCGTCTACCAGCAGGACGGCTACTGTGGCTTGGAGCGTGCCGTCTCCTGCGGCTTACCCAGCAATGACGAGACCTGCGTTAACTTCGTGCCCAGATATCACGCTGACGGCACTCCGCCAGCTACAGAATCGCCGCAAGCGCTTCTCTGA